The DNA sequence ACTGCCGGTAGTAGTCGTTGCGCTCGGCCTCGATCTGCGCCGACATACTGTAGTAACGCTCACGCCGACCATCCGCGCGCGCCAAGGCCAAGTCCGCGATTGCGCGAGCGATGCGTCCATTTCCATCGTCGAACGGATGGATCGTCACGAACCAGAAGTGCGCGACCGCCGCCCGCAGCACGGGATCCAACGCCGACGGCGCGTTCATCCACTCGAAGAACCTCTCCATCTCGCCCTGCACCCGCGCGGCCGCCGGTGCCTCGAAGTGCACACGCGGCTCGGCCAACGACCCCGAGACCACCTGCATCGGACCCTGCGCATCCGTTCGCCACGCGCCGACTGAGAGTCGACTGCGCGCGGTGTGCCCGACAGGAAACAGCGCGAGATGCCAGTCAAACAATCGCCGCTCCGTGAGCGGCTGATCGTAGTGCTGCGTTGCATCAAGCATCATCTGCACCACGCCGTCCACGGTACGGCTGGTCTCTGACAGTCCGCCCACGGGAATCCCCAGCCGGCGGGCGATGGACGATCGCACTTCAGCGGGAGGCAGTTGCTCCCCTTCGATGGCCGAGGACTTCACCACATCGGCGGTGAGCGCCGCGAGCTGCGACTCCTGCCGCGTCTCGAGCCCCAGCGCTGCCACTCGGCCCACCAACAACCCCTGCCGATGCCGCACGCCCGATAGCTGCCCAGCCAGGGACTCGATGTCCCAGGCGAGCCGCGGCCACTCAGGGTTATTATGGATGTATGACATATTCACCGCAAATTATGCGGTGAATATGGCCGTTTGCGGCGAAAGAATCAACTATTTACCGCACAATTTGCGGCGAATAGCCTGCGTATTCGCCGCAAACGCTGTAACTCATTGTCAATAAAGCAGATATATTCATTCCCAGCATGCCCACGCTCCGCGACCCCCTCTGGAACAACATCCGCATCGAAGGCCCTTACCTTCGCCTGCTCGACACGCCCGCGTTCCAGCGGCTGCGCTACGTGCGGCAACTGGGCCTCGCGCACCTGGTGTATCCCGGCGCGACGCACTCGCGCTTCGAGCATGCGTTGGGCGCCTACCACCTCGCGCAGGAAACGGTCCGGATCCTGCGTGAGACGTCGGTAGAAGACGGCTTCCGCGAGCTCGACGGCCGCGTCGTCATCGCGGCGGCGCTGCTGCATGACATCGGGCACTACCCGTTCTCGCACGCGCTCGAGGAGCTGGGCGTCCCGCACCATGAGACGGTCGCGGGACCGCTGATCGCCGAGGGTGCAGTGGCCGAGATCCTGCGCAGCGAATTCGCGACGGACGCGCCGGAGCGCATCCTCGCGCTGGTGCGCGGCGAGAGCCAGGAGCCCCTCCAGGGCCTCATCTCCGGCAGCATCGACCTCGACAAGATCGACTACCTCAAGCGCGACGCCATGAACTGCGGCGTCTCGTACGGCGAAGTGGACGTCGACCGCCTGCGCCATGCGCTGGTCCTCGTCACCGATCCCGTCACGGGCCGCCGCGCCGTGGGCCTGAA is a window from the Pseudogemmatithrix spongiicola genome containing:
- a CDS encoding Fic family protein, with the protein product MSYIHNNPEWPRLAWDIESLAGQLSGVRHRQGLLVGRVAALGLETRQESQLAALTADVVKSSAIEGEQLPPAEVRSSIARRLGIPVGGLSETSRTVDGVVQMMLDATQHYDQPLTERRLFDWHLALFPVGHTARSRLSVGAWRTDAQGPMQVVSGSLAEPRVHFEAPAAARVQGEMERFFEWMNAPSALDPVLRAAVAHFWFVTIHPFDDGNGRIARAIADLALARADGRRERYYSMSAQIEAERNDYYRQLERAQSGGLDITSWIRWFLGCLDRSFTRAEGAMARVLRDARVWDLVNARGPNDRQRLVLSRMLGDWAGWLTTSKYATLAKCSSDTALRDVKELVGWGVLVRNEAGGRSVSYRLVGE
- a CDS encoding HD domain-containing protein, producing MPTLRDPLWNNIRIEGPYLRLLDTPAFQRLRYVRQLGLAHLVYPGATHSRFEHALGAYHLAQETVRILRETSVEDGFRELDGRVVIAAALLHDIGHYPFSHALEELGVPHHETVAGPLIAEGAVAEILRSEFATDAPERILALVRGESQEPLQGLISGSIDLDKIDYLKRDAMNCGVSYGEVDVDRLRHALVLVTDPVTGRRAVGLKERGLSALESLLFAKYQMYRNVYWHHAVRSATAMYKRLVEDALQDGSLDPLRLAQFTDEGLLHDLERGDRPLVAAIRERRLFKRALEVPAFALADYDLEWLADDRARIRLAEDALAASMGLKAGELLLDFPRKERMLGLDLPLLAKDGSVHRLTDAGLAGTLNLPILGEQLYQSARWLRVFTSERRSVALAEVLAVLGR